Genomic window (Nitrospirota bacterium):
CGAGGTCGTGGACGCCGTCGAAGCCGGCGCCTTCGCCGTCTACGGCGTCAACATGGTGGAGGAAGCCCTGGAAATCCTGACCGGGATGCCCGCCGGAGAGCGAGGGCCGGACGGAGACTATCCGCCGGACAGCATCTACGGACGCGCGGCCCGACGCCTCGCCGAGATGGCACGCGCGGTCGCAGCGTGGGGCGAGCTGCGGCGACCGAATGTGGAATGAGGAAATAGTCTTAGTATTCGCAATTCCTCATTCCTCATTCCTCATTCATAATTTCTCATTCCTCATTGGAGCGCAGCGACGCATGCCGATGTACGACTATCAATGCCTGGACTGCGGGAAGGAATCGCTGCTCGTGCTGACTTTGAAAGAGCATGAGAAGGGCGAGGTGAAGTGCCCGGCCTGCGGGAGCACCAACATGCGGCAGATGTTCACCTCCTTCATCCCGCACACCACGAAGAAAAGTTGACGCGATGAGCCGCAGTACCTTCGCACGGCGCGTGTTCGGTCTCGCGGCGTTGAGCGCGGCGCTCGGTATGGGGGCGGTCGACCTTCGGGCCCAGGACGGCGGAGCCGATGTGAACCGCGGCCGGGCCGTCTACGAGCGACACTGCCTGGCCTGCCACGGTGTCGGCGGCCGGGGAGACGGGCCTGAGGCCGCCTCGCTGAGGACGAAGCCGGCGAATTTCCATCGCGCCATCTCGATGCTGAAGTCCGACGAAGAACTCCTGCGCGTCATCGAGTACGGCGTGGTCTTCAGCCCGATGCATGCCTGGCAAGGGAAACTGACGGAAGGTGAACTGCAGGACGTGTTGGCTTACATCCGCCTCCTCCCTCAACAGTCACCATGAGCCTATGGCCGCGACTCGTTGCAATGCTGAAGACGTGAGGCGTGACGCGTGGAAGCGGGACACGCGCGACTTGCGCGAAATGTCGGAAGGCAGATTGCCCGTCGCGCGTTTCGCGCCTTTCGCGCTCGTCCCGCCGGGACCAATTACATCCGGGGGCAATGGGTGCCCGCCCATCGCGCATGTCGCGCTTTTCGCATGCGAGCCGACCACTGATGGCTGATCACCGATAGCGAGTTCAACGCCTGGTTTCGGCTTGACACTGCACCTGGGC
Coding sequences:
- a CDS encoding c-type cytochrome; this encodes MSRSTFARRVFGLAALSAALGMGAVDLRAQDGGADVNRGRAVYERHCLACHGVGGRGDGPEAASLRTKPANFHRAISMLKSDEELLRVIEYGVVFSPMHAWQGKLTEGELQDVLAYIRLLPQQSP
- a CDS encoding FmdB family zinc ribbon protein, which produces MPMYDYQCLDCGKESLLVLTLKEHEKGEVKCPACGSTNMRQMFTSFIPHTTKKS